Proteins encoded together in one Mobula birostris isolate sMobBir1 chromosome 9, sMobBir1.hap1, whole genome shotgun sequence window:
- the klhl42 gene encoding kelch-like protein 42, protein MSSDQIIAISIEDKTYNVSKSKLIEKSDYFRALYESGMKESEEDSVQLQGLSVHGLELVIEFINTSKVHFDNDTLEDLVETASFLQVTSILKLLLSELKVDNCVELYKLSEIYGIDDLMNASLRFMAWHYHPMLRRQEFRHLPNTLRHQVKEIRFKGTAVLVAVGDFFSTSLDLAAGEPWSMLRYDEVAQRWLPLANALPPDMVNVRGYGSTVMNNYLFIVGGYRMTSQEIAAAHCYNPCKNEWNQISPMNQKRSNFKLLAVCGKLYAVGGHSLRNVECYNPEMDWWSFVASMPDTLVEFSACECKGMIYVIGGYTTRERNMNVLRYCPTSDVWTVIESCEVHIRKQQMVSVEDTIYLVGGCIHDRSGSKKGTRTEDMLTVQSYNVSSREWLYLKENTSKSGLNLTTTLHNDGIYIISRDITLSTSLEHRVFLKYNIFSDMWEAFRRFPPFGQNILLCSLYYPNGL, encoded by the exons ATGTCCTCCGACCAAATCATTGCGATTTCCATAGAAGATAAGACGTACAATGTCAGCAAAAGTAAGTTAATTGAGAAAAGCGACTACTTCAGAGCTCTTTATGAGTCTGGGATGAAGGAATCCGAAGAGGATTCGGTTCAGTTGCAGGGTTTGAGTGTTCATGGACTAGAGCTTGTAATTGAATTTATCAACACCTCTAAAGTACACTTTGATAACGACACCTTGGAAGATTTGGTGGAAACAGCGTCTTTTCTGCAAGTGACTTCCATATTAAAGCTGCTGCTCTCAGAGCTGAAGGTGGACAATTGTGTGGAGTTGTATAAACTTTCTGAGATTTATGGAATCGATGATCTAATGAATGCTTCCCTCAGGTTTATGGCGTGGCATTACCACCCTATGCTCAGGAGACAAGAATTTAGGCATCTGCCGAACACTTTGCGTCACCAGGTTAAGGAGATACGATTTAAAGGCACGGCTGTGTTGGTGGCGGTTGGAGATTTCTTCAGTACCTCCTTGGACCTGGCTGCAGGTGAACCGTGGTCGATGCTGAGATACGATGAAGTCGCCCAGAGATGGCTTCCCCTTGCTAACGCTCTCCCCCCTGACATGGTGAACGTGAGGGGTTATGGCTCAACCGTAATGAATAATTACCTCTTTATCGTAGGTGGATACAGGATGACCAGTCAGGAGATTGCGGCAGCACATTGTTACAATCCCTGTAAAAACGAATGGAATCAGATTTCGCCAATGAATCAAAAAAG ATCAAATTTTAAGCTTCTGGCTGTATGTGGGAAGTTGTATGCTGTAGGTGGACACTCACTTCGCAATGTGGAATGCTACAATCCTGAGATGGATTGGTGGAGCTTTGTAGCTTCAATGCCAGATACTCTTGTGGAGTTCTCAGCTTGTGAATGCAAAGGAATGATCTATGTAATAGGTGGATATACGACACGGG AGAGAAATATGAACGTATTGCGATACTGTCCTACATCGGATGTCTGGACTGTCATAGAATCCTGTGAGGTTCATATTCGTAAACAACAAATGGTTTCTGTGGAAGATACTATTTACCTTGTGGGTGGCTGCATTCATGACAGAAGTGGAAGTAAAAAGGGAACTCGTACTGAAGACATGCTCACTGTGCAGTCGTACAACGTGAGCAGTAGGGAATGGCTCTACCTTAAGGAGAACACATCAAAATCTGGACTAAATTTAACTACTACTTTGCACAATGATGGAATCTATATCATAAGCAGAGATATTACACTATCAACCAGCCTTGAACATCGTGTATTCTTGAAATACAATATATTTTCAGATATGTGGGAAGCATTCCGACGGTTTCCACCATTTGGTCAGAACATTTTGCTTTGCTCATTGTATTATCCTAATGGACTTTAA